In one Echinicola marina genomic region, the following are encoded:
- a CDS encoding GbsR/MarR family transcriptional regulator, which translates to MKLSDKEQEIIERIGVFFEKKGHQPILGRIMGLLLVLDKAEATFDEIQEYLSVSKSAVSNALTLLQSLDRVEYTTKPGERKRYFRLKVRNWRRDMQDDMNGVFRISALLKEVMEVRSNSNVDFNHVITDFQKFIDFMKEEMPKLIEKYDRLHS; encoded by the coding sequence ATGAAGTTATCTGACAAAGAACAAGAAATAATTGAGCGAATTGGGGTCTTTTTTGAGAAGAAAGGACATCAACCCATATTGGGAAGAATTATGGGGCTTCTGTTGGTATTGGATAAAGCAGAGGCCACTTTTGATGAGATACAGGAATATTTGTCTGTCAGTAAAAGTGCCGTCAGCAATGCCCTTACACTCTTGCAGAGCCTTGATAGGGTAGAGTATACGACCAAACCAGGAGAGAGAAAAAGGTATTTTCGTTTGAAGGTCAGAAACTGGAGAAGGGATATGCAGGATGATATGAATGGTGTTTTTAGGATCAGTGCCCTATTAAAGGAAGTGATGGAAGTAAGGTCCAATTCCAATGTTGATTTTAATCATGTTATTACAGATTTTCAAAAGTTCATTGATTTCATGAAAGAAGAAATGCCAAAACTTATTGAAAAATATGATCGGCTTCACAGCTGA
- a CDS encoding TolC family protein has product MKKQYLIGFLAAFIVSGSVFAQNKFEEGGVFTLKECIDLGLKHNTEIKKAQLDEEAADFQRKEITGSGLPQIDAYGQYNNFLDVYPQAIPGGVLNPESDPNGVDVISFGVPQSMKAGFKLNQLVFSQSYLVGLKAAKTSEEFYRLLTRMTEEDIIYDISLNYYNVIATQLQMDNLQANHDKLKKLEEIIKAQYENDLARKVDYNRVKVNLTTLETQMDNLEIVTEQRTNYLKLMMGMPVDLPLELAPYNFTDKDLPLQALQSDSDLSERYDLQVLDKQLELHSLNIKNIKSGYYPTLAAFADVNYNAFSKEFDFISDSHVWYRGALIGLQLNVPIFDGFQKKNRIAQAKVESEKVKYDQFMAEQSAEAEYLNAIKKLGNSIKSLKAQESNLELSETVFDETAQLYREGLSPLTDLLDAETSLREARSTYYQQIISVKTAEADLYKSKGQIEKIIK; this is encoded by the coding sequence ATGAAAAAACAGTATTTGATCGGTTTTTTAGCTGCTTTTATAGTCTCGGGGAGCGTATTTGCTCAGAACAAGTTTGAGGAGGGCGGTGTATTTACGCTCAAGGAATGTATTGACCTGGGCTTAAAGCACAATACCGAAATCAAAAAGGCCCAGCTGGATGAAGAAGCGGCAGATTTTCAGCGTAAGGAAATTACAGGTAGTGGTTTGCCACAGATAGATGCTTATGGGCAGTATAATAATTTCTTGGATGTATATCCGCAGGCGATTCCTGGTGGGGTATTGAACCCAGAATCCGATCCGAATGGAGTAGATGTGATCTCTTTTGGGGTGCCACAGAGCATGAAAGCTGGGTTTAAATTAAACCAGCTGGTATTCAGTCAATCCTATTTGGTTGGGCTAAAAGCAGCCAAAACTTCCGAAGAATTCTACAGACTGCTCACCAGAATGACCGAAGAGGACATTATTTATGATATTTCTTTGAACTATTATAATGTAATCGCCACCCAGCTTCAGATGGATAATCTTCAGGCCAACCATGATAAATTGAAGAAGCTTGAAGAAATCATCAAGGCCCAATATGAGAATGATCTGGCCAGAAAAGTGGATTATAACCGTGTGAAGGTCAATTTGACCACTTTGGAAACGCAGATGGACAATTTGGAGATTGTCACAGAACAAAGGACTAATTACTTGAAGCTGATGATGGGGATGCCAGTGGATCTCCCATTGGAACTGGCACCTTATAACTTTACGGACAAAGATTTGCCTTTGCAGGCCTTGCAATCCGACAGTGACTTGAGTGAGCGATATGACCTCCAAGTGCTGGATAAGCAATTGGAGCTTCATTCCTTGAATATCAAGAATATCAAATCGGGGTATTATCCAACCTTGGCGGCTTTTGCTGACGTAAATTACAATGCCTTCTCAAAGGAATTCGATTTTATTTCAGATAGCCATGTGTGGTATAGAGGAGCATTGATTGGCTTGCAATTGAATGTACCGATCTTTGACGGCTTTCAGAAGAAGAACAGAATTGCGCAGGCAAAAGTGGAATCAGAAAAGGTCAAATATGATCAGTTTATGGCCGAGCAATCAGCAGAGGCAGAATACCTCAATGCTATCAAGAAACTTGGGAATAGTATCAAAAGCTTGAAGGCCCAAGAGTCCAATTTGGAACTTTCAGAGACTGTGTTTGATGAAACGGCTCAATTGTACAGGGAAGGACTTTCCCCTTTGACCGATCTATTAGATGCAGAAACGTCGCTCAGAGAAGCCCGGTCCACTTATTATCAGCAGATTATCAGTGTTAAGACAGCAGAGGCTGATTTGTATAAATCAAAAGGGCAGATTGAAAAAATCATTAAATAA
- a CDS encoding efflux RND transporter periplasmic adaptor subunit has protein sequence MKKLITPLVLIIIAASIGFTLFKNKQEMEVKAEEAMKISESIPVKTTRVKKEPHEIAFSSNGTFEPSQELSLKSEANGKVVKIYKKKGAFVNTGDIIAKLDDEFIQQELAIAEIKLQQNKKDLARYENLAGTEAITEKQLEEIRNATKMAEADVIMKKKRLANTLIKAPISGYINEDYTEIGTLMSPGMNVVDIVNIRPLKLNVNVSELEIARINTGDTVDVKVGVLPEKEFKGKVSFTSKKGDASLRYEVEIELEEGSEHIKPGMFAYASFQYPAEEAMLIDRKSLVGGVKNPEVFVVENGKAKLKKVKLAQVGENKLVVLEGLKEGEKLVTSGLINLRDGIPVTEL, from the coding sequence ATGAAAAAACTTATAACACCATTAGTACTCATCATTATAGCTGCCTCGATTGGCTTTACACTTTTCAAAAACAAGCAAGAAATGGAGGTTAAGGCCGAGGAAGCGATGAAAATCAGTGAGTCTATTCCAGTAAAGACCACTAGGGTGAAAAAAGAGCCACATGAAATTGCTTTTTCATCCAATGGGACTTTTGAGCCTAGTCAGGAACTTTCTTTAAAATCCGAAGCCAATGGAAAGGTGGTGAAGATCTATAAGAAAAAAGGAGCTTTTGTAAATACTGGTGATATCATTGCCAAACTGGATGATGAGTTTATCCAACAGGAGTTGGCCATTGCAGAAATTAAACTTCAGCAGAATAAAAAGGATTTGGCGAGATATGAAAACTTGGCAGGTACTGAGGCCATCACAGAAAAGCAATTGGAAGAAATCCGTAATGCTACTAAAATGGCGGAAGCAGATGTCATCATGAAAAAGAAGCGGTTGGCCAATACCTTGATCAAAGCTCCCATTTCTGGCTATATCAATGAAGATTATACGGAAATAGGAACTCTGATGAGTCCTGGGATGAATGTGGTGGATATTGTAAATATCAGACCGTTGAAATTGAATGTCAATGTTTCTGAATTGGAAATAGCTCGTATCAATACAGGAGATACGGTTGATGTAAAGGTAGGTGTATTGCCTGAAAAAGAATTTAAGGGCAAAGTTTCATTTACCAGCAAAAAGGGAGACGCTTCCTTGAGGTATGAAGTGGAAATAGAGCTAGAGGAAGGCTCTGAGCATATCAAGCCAGGAATGTTTGCCTATGCTTCTTTCCAATATCCTGCTGAAGAGGCCATGTTGATCGATAGAAAGTCTTTGGTGGGCGGGGTGAAAAATCCTGAGGTTTTTGTAGTCGAGAACGGCAAGGCAAAACTTAAAAAAGTGAAGTTGGCACAAGTAGGGGAAAACAAACTGGTAGTGCTTGAAGGATTGAAGGAAGGAGAAAAATTAGTGACTTCAGGACTGATCAATTTACGTGATGGAATTCCTGTGACAGAACTATAA
- a CDS encoding efflux RND transporter permease subunit produces the protein MQITKVSIKRSTIVVVLFTILTLLGLFSYSQMSYELLPKFSSNVVTVSTLYPGAAPSEVENSVTRKLEDALASLEGIDVMKSTSLESFSIITIELDDDVDVDIILQDAQRKIDAVLGDLPDDADPPSLGKFSLDDMPIMQMGAYSSLSSTEFYDLMDQRIQPTLAQIDGVAQVNLLGGTEREIKVNLDLNKMEAYGISPLQVNQAIAQANLDFPTGKLKSDEEQILIRLAGKFKSVTEIGDLIVSYTDGSPIKIQDIAEVVDSQKDDEVLSRLNGNTAIGLSIQKQSDANAVDVAEKVNKALAQLETTYQSQDLKFEISQDSSEFTLEAANAVIHDLIIAVVLVAVIMLLFLHSFRNAIIVMIAVPASIIATFTVMYMAGFTLNLMSLLALSLVVGILVDDAIVVIENIYRHMEKGKSAIQASYDGIREIGGTVTSITLVIVVVFVPLSLTGGMISGILTQFSITVAVATLMSLLVAFTLIPLLTSRFSKLEHINPKSIFGRIVNGFEKMLDGVIAWLTGILKWSFNHKIITLVVTFVLFISSFLLVSNGFIGSEFVSQGDKGEFIMRLELPKSATLEETNFTTREVENFMMKYPEVTDVFTTVGQTSGTIGNQAAPYAAEITVKMVGPESRTMTAPEFSKEMEIALEENIVGAEFTAVPISIMGSANDAPIQVVVSGPDLAVLKEFSDQVMAKMQEIPGTRKVETSMEDGNPEIRVEVDRVKMADLGLDMAMVGGTMQVAFNGNTDTKFRDGDYEYDINIRMDEFDRKSVSDIENLAFVNKRGESILLKQFAQTIPSEGPSKLQRQDRISSVTIQSQVSGRPTGTVGTEVKELISKMELPKEVSVSFDGDLKRQEDGFGSLGIALLASILLIYLIMVALYDNYVYPFVVMFSLPLAIIGALLALALSGSSLSIFSILGLIMLMGLVAKNAIMLVDFTNQLKDAGMEVKSALFKAVEIRFRPILMTTLAMVFGMLPIALAAGAGAEWKNGLAWALIGGLVSSMFLTMVVVPVIYYIFDRILAKFGRDKKKEIHIEEAELNESESEVAEYVY, from the coding sequence ATGCAAATAACGAAAGTATCCATAAAAAGGTCCACCATTGTAGTGGTGCTGTTCACTATTTTGACATTGTTAGGACTATTTTCCTACAGTCAAATGTCCTATGAACTTTTGCCGAAGTTCTCATCGAATGTAGTAACGGTTTCTACGCTTTATCCAGGGGCTGCCCCTTCTGAGGTGGAAAATTCAGTGACTAGAAAATTGGAAGATGCCTTGGCCTCTTTGGAGGGGATTGATGTGATGAAGTCCACTTCTTTGGAAAGTTTCTCCATTATAACCATTGAGTTGGATGATGATGTGGATGTAGATATTATACTACAGGATGCCCAAAGAAAAATTGATGCGGTATTGGGCGATCTTCCAGATGATGCAGATCCTCCATCGCTAGGAAAATTCAGTTTGGACGATATGCCTATTATGCAAATGGGAGCCTATTCTTCCCTTAGTTCGACAGAATTCTATGATCTGATGGATCAACGGATCCAACCTACTTTGGCACAAATCGATGGAGTCGCGCAAGTTAACCTTTTGGGAGGTACGGAAAGGGAAATTAAGGTCAATTTGGATTTGAACAAAATGGAGGCCTACGGGATTTCTCCCTTGCAGGTCAATCAAGCAATTGCACAGGCCAATCTTGATTTCCCGACTGGGAAATTGAAAAGTGATGAGGAGCAAATTCTGATTCGATTAGCCGGAAAATTCAAATCTGTAACTGAAATTGGGGATTTGATTGTCAGCTATACCGATGGATCACCTATAAAAATCCAAGATATCGCTGAGGTAGTGGATTCACAGAAGGACGATGAAGTGCTCAGTAGGCTGAATGGAAATACGGCCATTGGGTTAAGTATTCAGAAGCAATCAGACGCCAATGCTGTGGATGTGGCAGAAAAGGTGAATAAAGCTTTGGCCCAATTGGAGACTACTTACCAGTCTCAGGATTTGAAATTTGAGATTTCACAGGATTCTTCAGAGTTTACCTTGGAAGCGGCTAATGCCGTTATCCATGATTTGATCATCGCAGTGGTCTTGGTGGCAGTGATCATGTTGCTGTTCTTGCATAGTTTTAGGAATGCGATTATTGTGATGATTGCGGTACCGGCTTCCATCATCGCTACCTTTACAGTGATGTATATGGCAGGATTTACTCTCAATTTGATGAGTTTATTGGCTTTATCGCTGGTAGTGGGGATCTTGGTGGATGATGCCATTGTGGTGATTGAGAATATTTATCGTCATATGGAAAAGGGAAAATCCGCGATTCAGGCGTCCTATGATGGCATTCGGGAGATCGGAGGTACTGTAACTTCTATTACTTTAGTAATTGTAGTAGTGTTTGTGCCGCTTTCATTGACAGGAGGGATGATTTCGGGGATTTTGACCCAATTCAGTATTACGGTGGCTGTCGCAACGCTAATGAGTTTATTGGTGGCGTTTACCTTGATTCCGCTGCTGACCTCTAGATTTTCCAAATTGGAACATATCAACCCCAAAAGCATTTTTGGAAGGATTGTAAATGGATTTGAAAAAATGCTGGATGGAGTGATTGCTTGGTTGACAGGAATTCTGAAATGGTCATTCAACCACAAGATCATTACTTTGGTGGTCACTTTTGTATTGTTTATCTCTTCCTTTTTATTGGTAAGTAATGGGTTTATAGGAAGTGAGTTTGTGAGCCAAGGTGATAAGGGTGAGTTCATCATGCGCCTGGAATTACCAAAATCTGCCACTTTGGAAGAGACCAACTTTACCACTAGGGAAGTAGAAAATTTCATGATGAAATATCCTGAGGTGACTGATGTGTTTACTACAGTAGGCCAAACTTCAGGAACGATCGGTAATCAGGCTGCACCCTATGCTGCTGAAATTACTGTAAAAATGGTGGGGCCGGAGAGCAGAACCATGACGGCTCCTGAATTTTCTAAGGAAATGGAAATTGCTTTAGAGGAGAATATTGTAGGAGCTGAATTTACAGCCGTGCCTATCAGTATTATGGGTTCTGCCAATGATGCGCCCATTCAGGTCGTTGTTTCGGGTCCGGACTTGGCGGTGTTGAAAGAATTTTCAGATCAAGTAATGGCCAAGATGCAAGAGATTCCAGGAACAAGAAAAGTAGAAACTTCCATGGAAGACGGAAACCCTGAGATTCGTGTAGAGGTAGACAGGGTCAAAATGGCTGATCTTGGATTAGACATGGCCATGGTCGGCGGCACCATGCAGGTGGCCTTTAATGGCAACACGGATACTAAATTCAGAGATGGTGATTATGAATATGATATCAATATCCGAATGGATGAATTTGATAGAAAATCCGTATCAGATATAGAAAACCTGGCATTTGTTAATAAGCGAGGGGAATCCATTCTTCTGAAGCAATTTGCTCAAACAATTCCTTCAGAAGGTCCTAGTAAGTTACAAAGGCAGGATAGGATCAGTTCTGTAACCATCCAATCTCAGGTTTCAGGTAGACCGACAGGGACAGTGGGCACAGAGGTGAAGGAATTGATCAGTAAGATGGAATTGCCAAAAGAGGTTTCTGTGTCTTTTGATGGAGATCTGAAGAGGCAGGAAGATGGCTTTGGTAGTTTGGGGATTGCCTTGCTGGCGTCTATACTCCTGATTTATTTGATAATGGTAGCTCTATACGATAATTACGTATATCCATTCGTAGTGATGTTTTCCTTGCCATTGGCGATCATTGGAGCACTGTTAGCTTTGGCATTGTCTGGATCTTCATTAAGCATTTTCAGTATTCTTGGGCTGATCATGCTGATGGGTTTGGTGGCGAAAAATGCGATTATGTTGGTGGACTTTACCAACCAATTAAAGGATGCGGGTATGGAGGTGAAGTCAGCTCTGTTCAAGGCCGTTGAGATTCGTTTTCGACCGATTCTAATGACCACATTGGCGATGGTGTTCGGGATGTTGCCGATCGCATTGGCTGCTGGAGCAGGTGCTGAGTGGAAAAATGGTTTGGCCTGGGCATTGATCGGTGGCTTGGTTTCTTCTATGTTCCTTACGATGGTGGTGGTACCAGTGATCTACTATATATTCGACAGAATCTTGGCGAAATTTGGTAGAGATAAGAAAAAGGAAATTCATATTGAGGAGGCTGAGCTTAATGAATCGGAATCAGAGGTGGCTGAATATGTTTATTAA
- a CDS encoding alpha-L-fucosidase: MMKSIRIVLVLFALLGKNCFAQEAEIPWEDLRKEYEFPAWYTEARFGIWVHWGAQTAPLQGGGWYARHMYQQDVGNQVWGKNAYPYHNKTYGHPSEIGYKDVLNEWKAERLDTDALISYFKSLGAKYFVALANHHDHFDNFNSTYHPWNSVNVGPKRDIIKEFELSCKKYDIPYGVSSHDDRFLSWWLPAFGSDTSGIYKGKPYDGYMTLEDGKGKWWEGLNPADLYGLPPEKRTAEYVERVKKNWTLRHKELVTKYDIDLLWFDGYGFPYDEFGKEVCEAFFNHRLEENGTVDAVIAGKISGESMVVKDIERGGADEILSYPWQGITTLRTWFYKEDPEKMDYQQNARTIIEILADYMSKNGNLLLNVELLADGTIPPEQKVMLDKIGAWVNLNSEAIYASKPWLVYGDNLNSYLKAGDLGVTETDIKALEEQKKSTHFNERTINSPAYGHDEVRFVTKGETLYVIVLNPKSGDIELPALGLRSPHKVGKITAIKMIGANDKISYSQLDEKLVLNVPSKRPNDLATVFKLEGAL; this comes from the coding sequence ATGATGAAGAGTATTAGAATAGTATTGGTTTTGTTTGCTTTGTTGGGAAAGAACTGCTTTGCACAAGAAGCAGAAATCCCTTGGGAGGATTTAAGAAAAGAATATGAATTTCCAGCTTGGTACACTGAAGCAAGGTTTGGCATATGGGTACACTGGGGAGCTCAAACCGCGCCATTGCAAGGCGGAGGCTGGTATGCCCGTCATATGTACCAACAAGATGTGGGCAATCAGGTTTGGGGAAAAAATGCATATCCCTATCATAATAAAACTTATGGTCATCCATCTGAAATAGGCTACAAGGATGTGTTGAATGAATGGAAAGCGGAGCGTTTGGATACTGATGCTTTGATCAGTTATTTCAAAAGTCTGGGAGCAAAATATTTCGTTGCACTGGCCAATCACCATGATCATTTTGATAATTTTAATTCCACTTATCACCCTTGGAATTCTGTTAATGTAGGACCAAAACGGGATATTATTAAAGAATTTGAGCTTTCCTGTAAGAAATATGATATTCCTTATGGTGTTAGTTCACATGATGACAGGTTTCTTTCATGGTGGCTTCCGGCTTTTGGTTCGGATACCTCAGGTATTTATAAAGGGAAACCATATGATGGCTATATGACCTTAGAAGACGGAAAGGGAAAATGGTGGGAAGGATTGAACCCCGCCGATTTATACGGCTTGCCGCCTGAAAAACGAACTGCTGAATATGTAGAGCGTGTCAAAAAGAATTGGACGCTAAGGCATAAGGAGCTGGTGACGAAATATGATATTGATTTGCTTTGGTTTGATGGTTATGGTTTCCCCTATGATGAGTTTGGTAAGGAAGTTTGCGAGGCTTTCTTTAATCACAGATTGGAAGAAAATGGGACAGTTGATGCTGTGATTGCAGGGAAAATCAGTGGGGAATCCATGGTGGTAAAAGATATTGAACGTGGTGGAGCTGATGAGATCTTATCCTATCCATGGCAAGGTATCACTACTCTCCGCACATGGTTCTATAAAGAGGATCCTGAGAAAATGGATTACCAGCAAAATGCCAGAACCATCATAGAGATTTTGGCAGATTATATGAGTAAAAACGGGAACCTCTTGCTGAATGTGGAGTTGTTGGCGGATGGGACTATCCCGCCAGAACAAAAGGTGATGCTTGATAAGATCGGTGCTTGGGTCAATCTCAACAGTGAGGCCATTTATGCGAGTAAACCATGGCTTGTTTATGGGGATAATTTGAATTCATACCTTAAGGCTGGGGATTTGGGAGTCACAGAGACTGATATCAAAGCCTTGGAAGAGCAGAAAAAGTCCACCCATTTTAATGAAAGAACGATTAATAGCCCTGCTTATGGACATGATGAAGTAAGGTTTGTTACAAAAGGAGAGACCCTTTATGTCATTGTATTAAATCCAAAATCTGGTGATATTGAATTGCCTGCTTTGGGGTTGAGATCTCCTCATAAGGTCGGAAAGATAACAGCTATCAAGATGATTGGGGCTAATGATAAGATCAGTTACAGTCAATTGGATGAAAAGCTGGTGCTTAACGTTCCATCCAAAAGACCAAACGATCTTGCCACAGTCTTTAAATTGGAGGGGGCACTCTAA
- a CDS encoding IS1595 family transposase, producing the protein MNLIEFTGHFPDEESCEQYIKKYREKSGIRCKNCEKITRHYWFANGRFFECSSCRRRSSLKSGTVMENSKLPLRIWLLAMLFMSATKKGFSCLELQRQLGLSRYETTFRLMHRIRSAMGQRDELYILSDMIEYDECYMETVQENQILGQLKRGKGSQKQTAVAVAAESVPLEDLDSGQKTKRCGYFKMRVMDKVDCESVNAFIRANTGGDVVLFTDKNTAYSKIEEVVATHLAVPSGKESVNDTLKWVHKAISNLKRTLLGVYHMITYKYLQNYLNEFVYRLNRRYFGKGLFERLVIAGTYPYVQ; encoded by the coding sequence ATGAACCTTATAGAATTTACGGGCCATTTCCCAGATGAGGAAAGTTGTGAACAATACATCAAGAAATACCGTGAGAAAAGCGGTATACGGTGCAAAAACTGTGAGAAGATAACCCGACACTATTGGTTTGCCAACGGCAGGTTTTTCGAATGCAGCAGTTGTCGGAGACGTTCTTCTCTTAAATCAGGGACGGTAATGGAAAACAGCAAGCTTCCGCTCCGTATCTGGCTGTTGGCCATGCTGTTTATGTCGGCGACCAAGAAAGGGTTTTCCTGCCTTGAGCTCCAGCGGCAACTGGGGCTTAGCCGATATGAGACCACTTTCCGTCTGATGCACAGGATACGGTCAGCCATGGGACAACGAGATGAGCTTTATATCCTCAGTGACATGATTGAATATGACGAGTGTTATATGGAAACCGTACAGGAGAACCAGATCTTGGGTCAGCTTAAACGTGGAAAAGGCAGCCAGAAACAGACCGCAGTAGCGGTGGCGGCCGAATCGGTACCCTTGGAAGACCTGGATTCCGGGCAGAAAACAAAGCGCTGTGGCTATTTCAAAATGAGGGTCATGGACAAAGTGGACTGCGAGAGTGTCAATGCCTTTATCCGGGCCAATACCGGAGGGGATGTGGTACTGTTTACAGACAAGAACACGGCCTACTCGAAAATAGAGGAAGTGGTGGCCACCCATTTGGCCGTTCCATCGGGAAAGGAGTCCGTAAACGACACCTTAAAATGGGTACACAAAGCAATCAGTAATCTTAAAAGAACGCTGTTGGGGGTATATCACATGATAACTTATAAATATTTACAGAACTATTTAAATGAATTTGTTTACAGATTGAACCGAAGATATTTTGGCAAAGGACTCTTTGAAAGGCTCGTTATTGCGGGCACTTACCCATACGTGCAGTAA
- a CDS encoding leucine-rich repeat domain-containing protein — protein MKKLLLIAISICLFACDEKENIELPSHLEGNLTIYSATDLENPEIQAYKTINGNLTINNTYDIADLHQLKNLESVKGIFIKSNSQLKSLEGLEKLKTLEFLEIENNPALESLHGLDNLESIEKSFRLYNNDAMENLEGLNSLSKINIQLFIFDNRSLHNLNGLNTLKEVPQLLIGNNINLTDITQLSSITSSSDLRIDSNDSLSDFCSLTDFLKDNSESTSFIARQNKYNPSLEDMLNGRCSE, from the coding sequence ATGAAAAAGCTTCTTCTAATCGCCATCAGCATTTGTCTTTTTGCCTGTGATGAAAAGGAAAACATTGAACTTCCCAGCCACTTGGAAGGTAATTTAACGATTTATTCGGCGACTGATTTAGAAAATCCGGAAATACAGGCCTATAAGACCATCAACGGCAACCTTACCATCAACAACACTTACGACATTGCAGATCTCCACCAACTCAAAAACCTAGAAAGTGTAAAGGGGATTTTCATCAAATCAAATAGTCAGCTAAAGTCACTGGAAGGTCTGGAGAAACTCAAAACGCTTGAGTTTTTAGAAATTGAAAACAATCCTGCACTGGAAAGTCTACATGGCCTGGATAATTTAGAATCGATAGAGAAATCATTTAGATTATACAATAATGATGCAATGGAAAATTTAGAGGGGCTCAATAGCCTATCAAAAATCAATATCCAACTTTTCATTTTTGATAACAGATCCCTACATAACCTCAATGGTCTTAACACACTGAAGGAGGTACCACAGTTATTAATTGGCAACAATATTAACTTGACAGACATTACCCAACTCAGCTCAATCACTTCCTCATCAGATCTGAGAATCGATTCCAATGATTCCCTTAGTGATTTCTGTAGCTTGACCGACTTCCTAAAAGACAATAGTGAATCAACCTCATTTATAGCCCGTCAAAACAAATACAATCCCAGCTTAGAGGATATGCTTAATGGCAGGTGCTCTGAATAA
- the bla gene encoding subclass B1 metallo-beta-lactamase, which produces MKVNLLLFILLVTLACNSEKPEFIYESESLSIKQLSPNSFLHVSYLETTDFGKVPCNGLIVIDHGEALIVDTPVTEGDSKELIDWIKTSLKCQPIGVVATHFHTDCIGGLGEFHRQDIPSYANRRTIDLAKENHKIFPQHGFEGILQLKIGKTELINEFLGEGHTKDNIISYFPQENVLFGGCLIKELRAGKGNLEDANTVEWPTTVSTIKQQYEKAEIIIPGHGTPGGKELLDYTIALFKDEDAR; this is translated from the coding sequence ATGAAAGTCAATTTATTATTGTTCATATTGCTCGTTACATTGGCCTGCAATTCCGAAAAGCCTGAATTCATATACGAAAGTGAATCACTGTCCATCAAACAGCTTAGCCCCAACAGCTTTTTACATGTCTCCTATCTGGAAACCACCGATTTTGGAAAAGTGCCCTGTAACGGACTCATTGTCATTGATCATGGAGAAGCTTTGATCGTGGACACACCAGTGACAGAAGGCGACTCGAAGGAATTGATCGATTGGATAAAAACAAGCCTTAAATGCCAACCAATTGGAGTTGTTGCAACACATTTTCACACAGACTGTATTGGTGGTTTGGGTGAATTCCATCGTCAGGACATCCCTTCCTATGCAAATAGACGAACAATTGACCTAGCAAAAGAAAACCATAAAATCTTCCCCCAGCATGGATTTGAGGGAATCCTCCAATTAAAAATTGGAAAAACTGAATTGATCAATGAATTTCTAGGAGAAGGACATACCAAGGACAATATCATCAGTTATTTCCCCCAGGAAAATGTACTTTTTGGGGGTTGCCTGATCAAGGAGCTGCGGGCCGGAAAAGGGAACCTGGAAGACGCCAATACCGTGGAATGGCCCACAACCGTGAGCACAATAAAACAACAATATGAAAAAGCTGAAATAATTATCCCGGGACATGGTACTCCCGGGGGAAAAGAGTTATTGGATTATACAATAGCTTTATTTAAAGATGAAGACGCCAGATAA
- a CDS encoding pseudouridine synthase, with protein MPRYFVIYKPFGILSQFSGEQDTLKAVADFPKEVYPVGRLDKDSEGLLLITDDKALNHYLLNPQFGHKRCYLAQVEGKPDEKALQQLEKGVGIKVEGKVYHTKPAKATLKINAPELPERDPPIRYRKSVSDSWLTLTLTEGKNRQVRKMTAAVGYPTLRLVRWSMENLNIQGFEVGEVREFEQTEIYRLLKVDQGKLVAKTNKPFHKRGKGVYRKKR; from the coding sequence ATGCCCCGATATTTTGTGATATACAAGCCTTTTGGCATTTTGAGTCAGTTTAGCGGCGAACAAGATACCTTGAAGGCCGTCGCGGATTTTCCTAAGGAGGTGTATCCTGTCGGTAGATTGGATAAAGACAGTGAGGGACTGTTATTGATCACGGATGATAAAGCGCTAAATCATTATTTGCTCAATCCCCAGTTTGGTCACAAACGTTGTTATTTGGCGCAGGTGGAGGGTAAGCCGGATGAGAAAGCTTTACAGCAATTGGAGAAAGGAGTGGGGATTAAAGTGGAAGGAAAAGTATACCATACCAAGCCTGCAAAGGCGACATTAAAAATAAATGCGCCTGAATTACCCGAAAGAGACCCACCAATTCGTTATCGTAAGAGCGTATCAGATTCTTGGTTGACCTTGACCTTGACCGAAGGTAAAAATAGGCAGGTTCGTAAAATGACCGCAGCAGTAGGGTATCCTACGCTTAGGTTGGTCAGGTGGTCCATGGAGAATTTGAATATTCAGGGCTTTGAAGTGGGGGAAGTGAGGGAGTTTGAGCAGACAGAAATTTACCGGCTTTTGAAGGTGGACCAAGGGAAGTTGGTAGCGAAAACCAATAAGCCTTTTCATAAACGTGGAAAGGGTGTTTATAGGAAAAAAAGATAG